The genomic interval ATCTTTGTCCTACAACTCTCTCTCTTAGTGATCGTTATTAGAGGTCAGACCTGTTCGGAAAGAAAACAGTAGTGTGGTGTGAGAATTAaagggtgtgtgggggaaatgAATGTTAACACAAGCCAGAGTGCACAGCTCCCCACTTTTCAGGGGTCATACTGTAGCCCAAGCGTCtccttttttggggggcaggttgCTAGCAGTGTCATCCTGGGGAGTTCTAagaggcagtgcttaatttgtaatgaaagaggtgtcagGGCCCTAGCAATTGGGTGCcgggactcaagcaatttttttgtaCTTTAATAACGGACGCggcaaacccagaggtgccggggctatgaattGCCAAGTCTAGAGATGCCGGGGGTcatccctggcacaaattaagcactgctaaGAGGGCAAAGACTATCCATGGATGTGCAGCTGGCTTGAGTACTTAGTCATTTCAAGAGCAACTTGTGGCTTTGCTGGCTACATGAAGGAAAGTGGGAGACTCCGTGTGCTCAGTTCATTTCCAGGGCCATCCAGCTCAGAATTATTTTGCAGCACTAGTAGGGTTTGAAGCTCTGGGGCAAGcaaatctggatgcacagggctaGGCATGCGTGTGTGCAAGGAAGCCCTGAGTTCTTTTCTCTTCATGTTGCAAGTAGAATTAGGAAGGTTACCAGCTTTTACCATCTAGACTTGAACTATGGTTGGTGTTATATGTATTTTCTAAAGCAGGACATCTCTGCTCATTATTTGTTCTTAAAACATTTCTGTCCTGAAACAGAACCACCTGGAAAAGCAGTTCATTTATCAACACTCTGGGCCTGTGTTTGAGCTGCTGGACATGGATGGAGGACACACAGTTGGCCCTAGGGAGTTCCAAGCCACTAGGTTCCTCTTTAACATCAAGAAGCAAGAGCTTGAAAAGATATTCAAGGACTTTGATGTCTCTGGAGATGAGGTAAGAGTAGAGGAATAACAAGCCCTTAATACTGCCGCATTTTATTTAATAACACACCCAGTCTCCAACTGAAATCAAAGCCCCATTGTATCTGCCCAAGAACAGTCCCTACCAGGAGCTCACAAttaaaatagacaagacaaagtgtgggaggggaaacaggctGAAAGATTGACTGTCCAGTGTCACAGAGAGGGCAGTAGTTGAGCTCAGGTCTAATGAGTCCTGCTGACTGGCCATGTAGCTCAGTAGAGTACCTCTCTTGAACACTGCTCTTGGCTCCAGCTCCATTCGAGAAGCTTTATGTTGCCCTGTTACCTTGTGCTAGAGCAGCAAAAGTGGTTATGCAGAGCCTGCCATTCAGACAACTGCAAAAAGGGGGGACATTCTTTTTTTCCTGCACTGGTTTATTCCATTCTTTATACTGAGGTCCCAGGCTACCTCCCTACCTATCTGCTCTTGTATTGATCACATCACTCTCACTAACAATGCAAGCCTCCGTTGTCTGTTTGTCTCCTCCCATAAGCACCTCCGTGCTTTCTCCCCTGCCCATCAAACCCCTCCACAAGACCCATTGCCAAGGTGAAGTCTGATAAATTGCCAGCCCATAATGACTAGATGGGTGGGGATTACGGATATATTAAGAGCTCTATATAATCAAGTGTTTCATATCACTGTTCTGTGCGGGTTTGTATAGCAGCCTCACCCCGTAGTATCCAAGCACCTTCCTGCTCTACATTAAATGACAGACTAATGTCTGTCACAGGGGGTTCATTCCTTCTCTCTACAGGTGGCAAACTGTGTGTGCAATGTACTGTTCTAACTGGGATTTTTGGTTTCCCCACTGTtgtcttcctctcccctcccctccaatttaTTTAACAGACACTTGTTGCATTTTAACTTAGATATTCCCTATCCTGTAGGATTTACAATCCCCTAATgagagtttgtacagtgccttgacCTGAGGACTCTGCTAGTGCTTGGGGCATCCTACATTTGCATTACAACCCTAATGCAAATAATGGACCTGAAGCCAGTTATTTCCGCTTTGCAAATGACTGTGGGCTGCTCGGTTAAAGGGCATTTTGTAAGAGTTTGCTTTTGTGGTTGTGCCAGATATAATTCTAAAAACATAGATTTCCACCCAGAAGCATCATGACATCTGCAACCATTACAGAATGGTAGAGTGATATTCACATGGTGGGGAGATGCCCTCACAGCTGCAGTATGGTCCTTTGAGATGGGCCCAGCCCatgaagttcagatccaaacttctCCAGAGTTTGAGTGGAAGGAACATGGTGTGTATGTCTCTCTGAGATCCCAAATCTTGAGTCAGGCTTATCTCTGGGCTAGtttacactacccgcccggatcggtgggtagaaatcgatctcttggggatcgatttatcgtgtctcatctagatggataaatcgatcccccaatcgacgcgcttactcccaccttgtcaggaggagtaagtgttgtcgacgggggagccgcggcgggtcgatttgctgccgtcctcacagtggggtaagtcaaataggatacgccaaattcagctacgctatttgtgtagctgaatttgcgtatcttaaatcgacccccacccccagtgtagacctagcctctgaCATTAAGATGGTATCAACCATCTCTGTCTTGTTAAGATGCTATTtcatatttcccccccaaaactaGCAACTGAACTACAAGGAGTTCAAGATGTTTACAATCTTCTGCATTGATAGACAACagaaaaaggaggagaaaaagaagaagaagttgAATGAAGAGATTCCAGAATCATCTGGGGCAGACCTCACCGAGATCAGCATGCATCAACTACACTTGTAAAACAACACTATTTGATTCAATCAGGAAGAAGTACAACCATCTCTCTCCCAGGCCCCAGCCACAGAGGTTTTTGGGTTAGCTTAAAACACCAACTTTTAAGAAACATATAACTCAAATAATGGTCCAGATAATTGTAGCTGTATAATTTTGTCCCCAGATACCGCATGCAAGTGCATAATCAGGTCTGATGTCATCCCATGTGGAATAGCTGATGCAGCTTGGACTTCAGGGCAGGCGCATTCCTCATATTTCATCCCAAGCCAGTTGCTGATATTCATGTCAACCCTCCCTTCCATACCACATTGCTCAAGTATTTTAGGATAGCAACCCTGCTCCACCCTCCATCTATATTACATCTTGCTTGAGACCGAGCAGTTCTCCCAATAGAACCATTTTATCACCTTTGAAGAGGCAGATGAAATAAAGTTGAAGATAAAACCCATCTGGCTCATCCCCTTTGATACTGGATTCATTCATGTTGGTCAGCTTTCCCCCCATGCTGTTTTCTGTCCATATTAAAATGTCTCCATTAAAAATAAGTGTGGGGGAAATGAGATTTGTCTCAGCTCCCTGCACCCGTTACTGTTGTTGTGGGGGAACGGAGCCAGACAAAGGCAATgcttttttctttgttaaaataaatcatCAAATTAAATCCAGCTGTGGAGAGACTAGAAGGGATGGGCAGTTTCTCTTGTTAAGTATTTAAACCGTAAACGGAGCAGTTTACTAAACCCAGTTCCCCTTCTCACCCCTTCTGCTATACTCAATTTGCCTTAAGCCTCTGTGTATAGAACTTTCCAAGCTGTAGTTCTATACCAAGAAAGCTGAATCACATATGAAGGCCCAGCTTCTGAACTGAGGAATTGCCACCATGGTCCAGTGTTGTTACTTTAACAGTGGCATAGGAATTCATAACAGGAAATAGGACCTTATCCCTCTATTTCCCCACTCCCAAGGCTTTATTTCTGGGAATCAAGACAATGAAGCTGTTGAAGCCCCAGTTTTGAGGTTATTCAGAGAAATCGATTCATGTTTTCGAACCTGACAAAGGTGGAATGGCTGTTGTGACTCTGGCCCCTTTTAGTAAGTGACCTTTGTGTTTATCACTTTTTACCCAAATATTCTGAAGAACCATCAAGAACTAAACTTTCAGCCAGATTCTCCTCTTGTATACACTGGTTTAAACTGGAGTCACACTGCATGGGCTGCAGTAGACTTCCTCCAGATATAACCACTAGGACtgtccagaaaacaagaatttcactttgcaggaaaaaaatggaGGTTTCAACACTGGTTTGCCTGATTCACagctgggatttgaacttgggtctcccacattccagtgAGTGCCTAATCATTAGGCTATTGGTGATTCTGGGATGAGTTCCTGTCTGACCAGAGGTTCCATCCCAGGCCTGCCAAATCTCCTGATGGATGTTTCATCTGAATAGATACATTGAAACTAAAACTTCGAGCAGAAACATAGTGGCATTTTCCAATAAAAACATTTAGTCAAAAATTTCTTAACCAGCTCTACTGCTGCGAGGAACAGAATTAGGCCCTCAATGTAGGAATCATTTCACCTACCACTATAATGTGACCCATTTGGAGCAAACGCTGTCAGCCTTTGATACGATGCACAGTTCCACTACACAAGACCTTAGGAGCAGACGGGAAGAATGCAATATCCAAACCTCAGATGGAGTGCTggcaggcagaatgtaattaccctgTTGGAGTTTGACCAGTTCAGCAAGGTTAACACCTACTGCAGTTAAGCAATGCAGGGCCATTTATAGTATATTATGTAACCTGGTAGAGTGAGATATAGCTGAATAGTTAAAGAAAATACATTCACAAGTACAAATAGTAAATTTATTCCATACTCATTAGGAGTGAGGACAGAGTATCTTGGACACACGCAGCAGCCATAAATTGTATGTTGACCAtacaatcagagctgctgcaactGGACAGTGGTTTGCATTGGCATAGTCTCttattagggatgtaaaatgttaaacgGTTCATTGGTAAGCATTAGGCTGACCGTTAACCGACCTTAAATGTTATCCCCCTGCACGCTGGCCGCAgcggcccccagccccggccgcCCCACGCCAGCTGGCCAGCcaacctcagccccagccctggctggagcaaCCCAAGCCCCTCTCCCTTTAATCGGTTAACCAatataattttaatcatttaaatggttaactttttaaacaatatttacatcTCTATCTCTTATACACACAACCTAAATGTTAACAGGAGTGAACAAGCATGAGACCCCACTGTTTTGTGTCTGTAGGGAATAGCAGCTGAGGAATTTCAACTGCTGTGCACTTTTGACTTGGAATTCTCTTTCCCATTAGGTGGTACATCAGTTACTGTAAATATAGACCTAAAGCCCATTTCCTGCACTGGGCTTCTGGACACTAGCAAAAAGTTGTGTGTGTCTTTATTGCCACATTGAGGTTTAGaggggaggggatagctcagtggtttgagcactggcctgctaaacccagggttgtgagttcaatccttgagggggccacttagggatctagggcaaaatcagtacttggtcctgctagtgaaggcagggggctggactcaatgacctttcaaggtcccttccagttctaggagatgggatatctccattaatttaattacaAGTGACCATCTATTACTTGAATGAAGGGCACTGTCAAAAGGGGAGATTGTGTTGGCACAATATCTTGACATGCCAAACCTTCAAAATGTAAAGTGCTTGCCATTACTGGGCTGCAAAGGAACATCTGCCCATTCCAGAAGAGGAAGGATAGCAGCCGTGACAACTCTTGAAGGATGGGTAGCAGTAGACTGTGCTCCTGTTCTTCCCCCCATCAAAAAAGGAGAGAGTCAGGAAGGACACTCAAAAATCCTCATTCATTTCTTTGTATTTAGTTCTTACATTATTTTTTCTATATTCTGTTATGAAAACTCTCTCTCCAAAAAAGTTAAGCAGGTGACACTAACTGTAAGGATGATAAAAGGGAGCAAAGCAACTTAGCCAGGATGATTCAAGCTCCTTTGACATGACAGGCAGTTAAGACTATAAAAATGGGCCCAACTAaaggtttgtctacatggtgcattaATCCACACTAGAGGGGTACAAATTATAGTGTGCACTAGTGTTCATGCACTAACTGGCTTGTGTGGACCCTGCTTGTGCActgtgtagtactgtttgaaatgggactacattaatatgcattagggaacttttagtgagtGCCCGTGGGTCCATCCAGGCCAGTTAGTGCATGACATGCTGTGGCCTATTCAAATTTATTCCCTCCTGATGTAGAAGGCACcacatagacataccctaagagatcCACCTAACACTTCACTTAATATTAAAGGGCAACTTCACAGATAAAGTACTTAACATTTCCCTCCATCCATAAAGCCCACAATACTAGACTCTGTGTGTAATATCACACACTACACTTTGAACTGTTGGATACCTTTGGTTCCCTACCCCACTCCCCAGGGACCTGGATTCTTCCACTGATTGCATACTCTATTTTACACTATTCCTGTCAAATTGTGTGAGATGCTGCTgaatgaaatttgtttttatgaccgAAGCATCTTAACCTTTCATGGGCAAAAGTATAATAAAAAGACTGCAGAAATACAACTGGGAGTTAAATCACACTCCAATaacttaaaaagagaaaaacaacactcAGTTTGTTTCTTAAGGCATGGTGTTTCcagtattaattttatttttaaatccagaaaAAAGGAATTGTtggtttttctttgctttttttaatacAAGAAGTTTTGTACAGAGTTTCTGACCCATAGAAATTCAGGTTTTGCTCTCAATGTTATAGACATCTAGCTATGTAAAAAAATTCACATAATTTAAGTTTAAAGACAACCTACTTGTGCTTTGCAATTGATTAAAAAATATGTGCGCACACTACTGTGATATGTCAACCAAATAACAGAGGTACAACAAAAATATACAATGAATCTTAATGTAACTCAATATTCACAGCATCTCCAGATAGGCTAAGAATTAATCATTGGACTGAACTAGCCAGGGAGGAAAAAGCATGTTTCACACAACCGGTGTGTTCAGTGCTAAAAGATTTAATTTTATAAAAGttacggagggagggggggttggagggtagGGGAAAAAATCACATCACTGTAATCCCCTCATCCTTCTCTCAACAGCTGTTGGAATCATATTTGTCTGCATCAGTACCAAATTATCTAGCACCTTATCCTACGTAATATGAATATTTCTTTGATACATGGCACACAAGCTGCGTACAAAAGAGATTTATCataaaagagaagatatttcaagAAGTACAAATTTGATGGTACCAGCCATCTTTGGAAATCACTACCATGAGGCAAAGAGGATATGAACCCAAGTCCCTTGCACATAACATGTGAAAATGAAGTGTCTTACACATCTCCAACTGACTAGTGCACAATATTGCACTCATTGCTCAAAGATCTCCAGTTTCTAGACATTCCCTGGACTTGGAGAAGAGAGGCACAAATAGGGAACTTGATATAAGACCATTTGATTACTTTAGTAAAGCCACATCAACAGATTTTATTTGCTTCAAATTTCCTTAAACTGTCTCCAGTCTTTGGCTAGATTCAaattgccaggaaaaaaaaaacaggattaaAAGTAATAAATCTGGATTTTTTGGAGTTCCAGGTGAACAAAATTTAAGGCAAGAGTAAGGATTTTAAGTTCTCAATTTGCCACATGGTTCTGATTCATTGGTCTTCATATTTAAATGTACAAATACAGCATTCCATTGGATAGATACCCAACAAATGGCCCTCCTCAAAAGGACAGGAACACACTTCTTCATGGATAGTCAGTGGCTATATTTAATAAGAGTTTCGAAGTCCATAGTAAGAAGCTCGGCTGATTAAAAAACCCATGTCTTCAAACTATTTGACTTTTGTGGGCTCAGTGGCATATGCACTATTATGTTTCTCCCTTGGAAGGAGAACTATAGCCCTAGAGTTATCATGGATGGTCCACCATGTCCTATGAACAGTAAGTGGCATCCACATTACTAGGGAGCATTTGTGGAAACTGATGAAATGGGAAAAGAGAAGAGCCATCTGCAGAATGAAGCAATTAAAAATGCTTTATGAAAATGAAGCAGTTTTAAACAGGCAGATTTGtattgtctgacaattttgtagTTGCAAATGCAACAGTATATTATCGTCTACTTTGGTACAAGAGAGAAGCAAGGTTGTTGAAGAGATAGTTTGTTTTAAGTCATTGGACTAGCTGGGATATTAAATAAATGTTAAGGGGCGCTGATTTGGCCCAAAATacatttcttcctttttaaaaaaaaaaagtttgccatGTGCATGGAATTCACCCAGTTTCCCAAAGCAAGTTCTTTATACCTctctttttaaacacacaatCTATTCCAAAAGAATGTCTGATGTCCAACATTCATGAGCAAGCCTACAACCAGTGACAGGtggaaaacaaaggaaacttttttAGTTAATGgaaattatttctatttcaaaCACTTGACACGCATCTATAAAGTGAAGTCGACAGATTATGAAAAGAGCTGACGTGTTCtttataaaagatttaaaaaacccaaacatcatCTTTGCATAAGATGTAGGGTCTTTAACAACATATTTACAATGATGTATGAAAGATTCTGCAAAATATAAATCAAGAATCAGAAATGTAACTTTAGCATTTGCGTTTATGAATAGAATACTGATGGACAAATTTATAGCACACGtttaatttgtcaacatttaTGCAGCTGAAATGCTTTCAAAATTCCATGGGTTAAAAAGCAGCCCACCATTGCATCAAactaacaaaaatatatttactaaCAATGCATATGTATGCAGAAGCATGTCTGATATTATAGCGATATTTTATCATTAATAGGCCATTCGCTTTATTGAATGTCATGATGTAAACTGAATGTGTTGCTTTGTCACATAAATATTAATCCTGATTGCTTTTTCTCTCCTACTAAATCAACTGATTCAGCTTTTTGAGAAAGACAaagggaggtggttttatttttatatggtgCCCTTAGCCACCCAATCGCTATAAAAAAATCCCCTATTTACACTGCACTTTCACATCACTTAGTTTTCCAAATATTTCCCAGATACAGACAAGTAGAGGTTGCTGGTTTTAAGTAGGAAGTCAAGTGTTTTCTTAATATTACTGTCTCAAATAGAGTTTTCTGTAGACGATATTCACAAAATGTAATGCACAAAGGGCCAACATAGTGGAAACATAATTCAAAGTTACATACTATGGAAAAGTTTGATCACTTGttctttttgtaaaacaaaacactttgtaACACAGTTAGCAATACACATCCAATATGTCCCATTTCTGGTAATTTTTTACATCAGACTATATGTAGTGTTGGTGATCCTCTGCCTTTAAAGCTATTCTGGGAGTATAGAGGTTAGCCTCCATTACTTCTGGGTCAGATACAAGCGACACCTTTGCAATAACAAGCACAAAAGTCTAAGCTCTGTGTTAAACAGACCTGTCACTGACATAAGaatgtaaaaatgtaatttactgGAATCACTTCCTGGCCAAAGTTAATCAGGAGTGACACACACAAGGCCTATGGATCTAATGAAAACTTTATTCTGTTACTCCTCACTTGATTAGGTCAACTCTTGTGTACACATTATAAAAATCTCCCAATTAGTACACTCCTGTCTGAGGACACTGAGCTGCGTGATACTGTGCATTGATTGGGGTGCCCAATCTATAAGACAACAAATAAAGGCCACATATGAAACTTGTCAGGAGTACAAAGGCCATACTGAATCTGAGGACAcatattcaaataaaaatgcacacAACACCATGTGCTCATACTTGCCTTTCTTGAATGATGAATGGAAATTGCTTGGAGTAATTCAGCCCTGCAGctggctggattttttttactATGACTGCAAGGTGAGGCCAGAAGCTGCATTTTAGAACTTCACTAGTCACACTTTGGGGATCCAAAATTTACCCACAAAGTTCTGCTTTTCCTTCTTCTTGCCCCAGAAAGGTGTCCCATGCCTATCTATTTCCTAATGCTACACATGGGCCCCAATTCTGCTCTGGGATGCAAGCACACAGTTCCCACTGAGTCCAGTGGAAACTGCATAAGTTCATGTGGGGACAGATTCTTGTCCTGTTCATTTTTGATTTTATAGCCAGGGGTCTTGTAGGAATACCAAACCTGGTCATCTTACAGATAAAAGGAAGTATAGTATTCACTGAATATATATAGCCACATACAATATGTTCATCAGCATGAACACACATATATATGCATATTTTCAGAAATGATCTCCTTGTTAGAAGCATTAACCTTTTCCTTCATATGGATCTTATGAAATTTCTTTGTTTCCAGTTACATCTTCTATGTTCAAAAATAAAGTTGTGTGGTTAGGTTTGTCAGTTTATCAAGCGGGGGATAAGAGACCAGTATTCATTTTCACCCTTAAAAAAATGTGATTTGCAATCAGACAGCTTGGTCTTGAGATTTGTGCTTATGGGAAGGGAGATGGGAAGGAGAGTATGTTTTCTATGCAACAGCCCCATGGGTGATCAAATCCAGCAATGCTCACCCCCTTACATGCATGAAGGCCAATTCAAAACTGCTTGGACATccttctcctcactctccccCATCAAAATACTTAACGTAAAAAACTGTTACATGTTACAGCAGAAGATACTACAGTTGATGCTTTTTCAAAGGAGGTGTGAAAATGCATTTACATTGTTTGTCAGAAACCTGTAATATCAAAAATTATATTCAGTAAATCACCTCAAACTCTCTCTGAAAATGCATTCTACAAAAGAATGTTGGGAGTTACAAAATCATTATCCTAGTTACAGCTTTGTTACTTTACAGCTGTAACTTTCCCCCCCCTTCCAGAATTGATTCTAGGGAAACTCCATCataaaaacagattaaaacaaaaatttctaCTATATTTCACAAGACATGCTGCTCCAGATATGAAATTACTATTTGTTGCTTAGATAAagtataacatttattttataaaacaatcAATCAATGTAGTTTTACCAGGCACATTTGAACAGTGAAAAATCCATGAGATTTTTAAGGTGGTTGTGCAGAAATCCAGTATTTCCCCCTTCAAGATG from Malaclemys terrapin pileata isolate rMalTer1 chromosome 8, rMalTer1.hap1, whole genome shotgun sequence carries:
- the EFCAB9 gene encoding EF-hand calcium-binding domain-containing protein 9 codes for the protein MRLKPGCFLQFLYLDKIYCLLSVRNARALAEYFQLLDVHKKNTLNDLQLYHFLRYVTDLTKKQIMLVFDLLDWNATGEIGFDEFYMLVCILMSHENHLEKQFIYQHSGPVFELLDMDGGHTVGPREFQATRFLFNIKKQELEKIFKDFDVSGDEQLNYKEFKMFTIFCIDRQQKKEEKKKKKLNEEIPESSGADLTEISMHQLHL